The Metabacillus schmidteae genome has a segment encoding these proteins:
- a CDS encoding LLM class flavin-dependent oxidoreductase yields MKFGIFANLAGPGRHEEFDRVLDEAREQAVYCDQNGYDSIWYTEHHFGHEGNELISNPILMGADIAARTKNIRIGQAANVATFWHPLRLAEDIAMLDQLSKGRVEVGLARGLYGREAANLNTLADPKNQEQNRALFDETVEILQKALSNRFFSHKGDIYQFPPEGLKWSHPMSPSTSDFMDLDKNEINKISIMPPPYQKPYPSLWQTIDSPRSIVSAAEQGIKGIFWMPTVKELKLRFELYRETASKARGYEVPLGEGLALVRDVYVAETMEQAQQDAAEAVLNNYRWICHWRGLSNLMDPGEQVKPGQELDYEFLHPRNLLFGTPDYVAEKIQELKEELNIQNLLLWVNHNGLPHEKMMKSLKLFTEEVMPRFSTKKQGVEV; encoded by the coding sequence ATGAAATTTGGAATTTTTGCAAACCTCGCAGGTCCAGGGAGACATGAGGAATTTGATAGAGTACTAGATGAAGCACGTGAACAGGCAGTTTATTGTGATCAAAATGGCTATGATTCCATCTGGTATACAGAACATCACTTTGGTCATGAGGGAAATGAATTAATCTCTAATCCTATTTTAATGGGAGCGGATATAGCTGCACGCACAAAAAATATTCGAATTGGTCAAGCAGCAAATGTGGCAACATTTTGGCATCCTCTTCGATTGGCAGAAGATATTGCGATGCTTGATCAATTAAGCAAAGGACGTGTAGAGGTTGGGTTAGCCCGCGGTTTGTATGGTCGCGAAGCAGCAAATCTTAATACACTAGCTGATCCGAAAAACCAAGAGCAAAACCGGGCACTGTTCGATGAAACGGTAGAAATTCTACAAAAAGCGCTATCAAACCGATTCTTCTCACATAAGGGAGATATCTACCAATTCCCACCAGAGGGATTAAAGTGGAGTCATCCAATGAGTCCTTCAACATCTGATTTTATGGATCTAGATAAAAATGAAATTAATAAAATATCCATTATGCCACCACCATACCAAAAACCATATCCATCATTATGGCAAACAATTGATTCCCCGCGTTCGATTGTTTCAGCTGCCGAGCAGGGAATTAAAGGGATTTTCTGGATGCCAACTGTGAAGGAATTGAAATTACGTTTTGAGCTATATCGTGAAACAGCTTCTAAAGCACGTGGATACGAAGTTCCTCTTGGTGAAGGTTTGGCTTTAGTACGTGATGTGTATGTTGCTGAAACTATGGAGCAAGCACAACAAGATGCGGCTGAAGCTGTACTTAACAACTACCGCTGGATTTGTCATTGGAGAGGACTTAGCAATCTAATGGACCCAGGTGAACAAGTAAAACCAGGTCAAGAGCTGGATTACGAGTTCTTACATCCAAGAAATTTACTATTTGGTACACCAGATTATGTAGCTGAAAAAATACAAGAATTGAAAGAAGAATTAAACATTCAAAATCTATTATTATGGGTAAACCATAATGGGCTACCACATGAAAAGATGATGAAAAGTTTAAAATTATTCACTGAAGAAGTTATGCCGAGATTTTCAACTAAAAAACAGGGGGTAGAGGTGTAA
- a CDS encoding PTS sugar transporter subunit IIA, whose translation MFKSLFTQKKEPVHAPLTGKLVSLEEVPDPVFSQKMMGDGIAIDPSENQVFSPVDGEVVSVFPTKHAITIRSKSGAELLIHMGLETVKLNGEGFHVLVGEGDKIKIGNPIAEFDINKVSNTGTKIITPIVLLNGEQFKIENRQSNQSVTGGQDMIMEITKK comes from the coding sequence ATGTTTAAATCATTGTTTACACAAAAAAAGGAGCCCGTTCATGCTCCTTTAACAGGAAAACTGGTTTCATTAGAAGAAGTTCCTGATCCTGTTTTTTCTCAAAAAATGATGGGAGACGGAATTGCGATTGATCCATCAGAAAATCAAGTGTTTTCACCGGTTGACGGTGAGGTTGTAAGTGTGTTTCCGACAAAACACGCCATCACGATTCGATCAAAATCAGGTGCAGAGCTTCTCATTCATATGGGACTTGAAACGGTGAAACTAAATGGAGAAGGTTTCCATGTTTTGGTTGGTGAAGGTGACAAAATCAAAATAGGTAATCCAATTGCAGAATTTGATATTAACAAAGTATCAAATACTGGCACAAAAATCATTACACCGATTGTTCTTCTTAATGGGGAACAATTTAAAATCGAAAATAGGCAGAGCAATCAGTCCGTAACAGGTGGACAAGATATGATTATGGAAATTACTAAAAAGTAA
- a CDS encoding GntR family transcriptional regulator, producing the protein MVHVTSYVKGGISIVGILTTSITAQVSNAIRDAIVNGEYEPGQKLSEITLSEYYQVSRTPIREALKQLEREGLVEIIPRVGTCVAKPTEKELKELFRVKEVLEGLAAGLLAENRNRDIINHLQSTINGMEKAIQESNNKLYVHANTTFHQAILTGADNSKLSYLLNLLLNQIPYNRYVYLTIENPKRLENSLNEHKAILSAIEKGNREQAERAMRDHVKASGLQLENTGVS; encoded by the coding sequence ATGGTACATGTAACGTCTTATGTGAAAGGAGGGATTTCTATCGTTGGAATTTTAACAACAAGTATTACAGCGCAGGTTTCAAATGCAATTCGTGATGCAATTGTGAATGGAGAATATGAGCCTGGACAGAAATTGTCTGAGATAACTTTATCTGAATACTACCAAGTTAGCCGAACACCAATCAGAGAAGCTTTAAAACAATTAGAAAGGGAAGGCTTGGTTGAAATTATTCCTCGTGTAGGAACATGTGTAGCAAAACCGACTGAAAAAGAACTAAAAGAATTGTTTAGAGTCAAGGAGGTTCTTGAGGGGCTTGCAGCCGGATTATTAGCTGAAAATAGAAACAGAGACATCATCAATCACTTACAATCAACGATCAATGGTATGGAAAAAGCGATACAAGAGTCCAACAATAAACTTTATGTTCATGCTAATACAACGTTTCACCAAGCGATTTTAACAGGAGCAGATAATTCTAAATTAAGTTATTTGCTTAATTTGCTACTAAATCAGATCCCTTACAATCGCTATGTTTATCTCACAATTGAAAATCCAAAGCGTTTGGAGAATTCACTAAATGAACATAAAGCAATACTTTCAGCTATTGAAAAAGGTAATCGGGAACAAGCAGAAAGAGCCATGCGAGATCATGTGAAAGCAAGTGGATTACAGCTAGAGAACACAGGGGTAAGTTAA
- a CDS encoding AEC family transporter, with the protein MDVFFLILLHVILPVFTLIGIGAFLHRRFTFDMGTLSKLTTYLLLPVVGFVNVYESKMGGETILKILGFLVVQSFCLIIIAEVISKVCKFEKSLSSTFKNSVVLINSGNFGLPVSQLVFQHNPLGASIQIIVMIFQNLLTYTYGLFNSVSVGSNKLQAMKVFLKNPVIYAVLLGILLHVTSIELPEFVWTPIETISNAFLAIALITLGAQSAYLKITNISLPLALSLLGRLLVAPSLAFIMISILHLDGVTAQALFIASSFPTSRNSSLFALEYGNHPEYAAQTVLLSTLFSMITVTVVVYLSKILFPI; encoded by the coding sequence ATGGACGTTTTTTTTCTGATTTTATTACATGTTATATTACCCGTTTTTACTCTAATAGGCATTGGTGCATTTCTTCATCGGAGATTTACCTTTGATATGGGAACATTATCAAAATTAACTACATATCTATTATTACCTGTAGTAGGCTTTGTAAATGTTTATGAAAGTAAAATGGGAGGAGAAACCATTCTGAAGATACTTGGCTTTCTTGTGGTACAAAGTTTTTGCCTTATCATCATAGCCGAAGTGATTTCGAAGGTATGTAAATTTGAGAAAAGTTTATCTTCTACTTTCAAAAACAGTGTTGTGTTAATTAACTCAGGGAACTTCGGATTACCTGTCAGTCAACTTGTGTTTCAACATAACCCATTAGGTGCATCCATTCAAATTATTGTTATGATTTTTCAAAACCTTTTAACATACACATACGGTTTGTTTAACTCTGTTTCGGTTGGCAGTAATAAACTGCAAGCAATGAAAGTGTTCCTGAAAAATCCTGTCATATATGCGGTTTTATTAGGAATTTTACTCCATGTAACATCTATTGAACTTCCAGAATTTGTGTGGACACCTATTGAAACGATCTCAAATGCGTTTTTGGCTATTGCTCTTATCACACTTGGTGCACAAAGTGCCTATTTAAAAATAACCAATATATCTCTTCCTTTGGCACTAAGTCTTCTTGGTAGATTACTAGTAGCTCCTAGTCTTGCATTTATAATGATATCTATTTTACATTTGGACGGAGTAACAGCTCAGGCGTTGTTTATCGCAAGTTCATTTCCTACTTCAAGAAATAGTTCACTATTTGCTTTGGAATATGGAAATCATCCTGAATATGCTGCGCAAACGGTCTTATTGTCTACTTTATTTAGTATGATCACCGTTACGGTTGTTGTTTATCTTTCAAAGATACTTTTTCCAATATAG
- a CDS encoding LysR family transcriptional regulator produces MDERDWLILKVLYEKKNITKTAQSLYISQPTLTKKIQQIEKEFEVEIIKRGAKGVQFTPQGEYLVTCANEMLTRLCEMKESVQNMSHEVGGTLRLGVSNYITRHKLPGLLKRFREQFPNVNYKVTTGWSQEVYNLVYNKDVHIGIVRGEYQWADAKQLLFEENICIASREKIELKDLPTLPRIQYETDITLKTLIDNWWTGTFPTPPIIGMEVDKADTCKEMVLNGLGYGILPSVLVEDQPDLYRININNEMGIPFIRKTWMFYHKESLDMNVVKEFVEFVKGIDVKQDI; encoded by the coding sequence ATGGATGAACGAGACTGGCTGATTTTAAAGGTTCTTTATGAAAAAAAGAATATAACGAAAACAGCACAAAGTTTATATATTTCACAACCAACATTAACAAAGAAAATTCAGCAAATCGAAAAAGAGTTTGAAGTGGAAATCATCAAGCGGGGAGCGAAGGGTGTTCAATTTACACCACAGGGGGAATATCTCGTAACATGTGCAAATGAAATGCTTACACGCCTTTGTGAAATGAAAGAGTCAGTTCAAAATATGTCTCATGAAGTAGGTGGGACGTTGCGATTAGGGGTTTCGAATTATATTACAAGACACAAGTTGCCAGGACTTCTTAAGCGTTTTCGTGAACAATTCCCAAATGTAAACTACAAGGTTACGACTGGATGGAGTCAAGAAGTATATAACCTCGTTTATAACAAAGATGTACATATTGGGATTGTAAGAGGGGAGTATCAATGGGCTGATGCTAAGCAACTGCTTTTTGAAGAAAATATTTGTATAGCCTCAAGGGAGAAAATTGAACTTAAAGATTTGCCAACATTACCAAGAATTCAATACGAAACAGATATTACATTGAAGACGCTAATTGATAATTGGTGGACAGGCACATTTCCTACACCCCCGATTATTGGGATGGAGGTAGATAAAGCTGATACATGCAAAGAAATGGTGTTAAACGGATTAGGGTATGGAATTCTTCCTAGTGTGCTTGTTGAAGATCAGCCTGATCTTTATCGTATTAATATAAATAATGAAATGGGCATTCCTTTTATAAGAAAAACATGGATGTTTTATCACAAAGAATCTCTAGATATGAACGTTGTAAAAGAATTTGTTGAATTTGTTAAGGGAATTGATGTTAAACAAGATATTTAG
- a CDS encoding ArsR/SmtB family transcription factor — MNWDKDAIFKALGDSTRRLILDELSEHNEQTLYELTVRLITNHELSITRQAIAKHLSVLEDAGLVTSQRKGKYRVLIFNNEPLKNLLKGWIE, encoded by the coding sequence ATGAATTGGGACAAAGACGCGATATTCAAAGCACTTGGCGATTCAACTCGTCGGTTAATATTAGACGAACTTTCCGAACATAATGAACAGACGTTGTATGAACTGACGGTACGTCTTATAACAAATCATGAACTTTCTATTACTCGGCAGGCGATAGCTAAACATCTTTCTGTACTGGAAGATGCAGGGCTCGTCACATCACAAAGAAAGGGAAAGTATCGAGTACTTATCTTTAACAATGAACCACTTAAAAATTTGCTAAAAGGATGGATTGAGTAA
- a CDS encoding SET domain-containing protein encodes MIEIKTSQLSDGEFNRGVFATRDIKKGQLLHEAPVIAYPNDEHKHIEKTLLADYAFEYGINHTAILLGYGMLFNHSYQPNATYEINFDNHTFDFFAYTDIKAGEEILINYNGEVDDQELLWFDKEK; translated from the coding sequence ATGATTGAAATAAAAACATCACAACTTAGCGATGGAGAATTTAATAGAGGGGTATTTGCAACACGTGATATAAAAAAAGGGCAGCTTTTACATGAAGCACCAGTCATTGCTTATCCAAATGACGAGCATAAGCATATAGAGAAAACACTGCTTGCAGATTACGCATTTGAGTATGGAATCAATCACACGGCAATTCTTCTTGGATATGGAATGCTGTTTAACCATTCTTATCAACCAAATGCAACATATGAAATTAATTTTGACAATCACACATTTGACTTTTTTGCCTATACGGATATAAAAGCAGGGGAAGAGATTCTCATTAACTATAATGGGGAGGTTGATGACCAAGAGCTACTTTGGTTTGATAAAGAAAAGTAA
- a CDS encoding VOC family protein, translated as MKIIVTSLFVQDQDKALEFYTEKLGFAKKHDIPMGKHRWIALVSPDDQNGTELILEPNEHPAAQEYQKKIFADGIPATMFGVADIQTEHKRLVEKGVEFTMEPTKMGDITIAVFNDTCGNLIQIAEQ; from the coding sequence ATGAAAATCATTGTAACGAGTTTATTCGTCCAAGACCAAGATAAAGCACTGGAATTTTATACAGAGAAACTAGGATTTGCAAAAAAGCATGACATTCCTATGGGGAAACATAGATGGATTGCACTTGTTTCTCCAGATGATCAAAACGGCACTGAACTTATACTCGAACCAAATGAACATCCTGCTGCCCAGGAGTATCAAAAGAAAATCTTTGCTGATGGTATCCCTGCAACAATGTTTGGTGTTGCTGATATTCAAACAGAACACAAACGATTAGTAGAAAAAGGCGTGGAGTTTACGATGGAGCCGACCAAGATGGGCGACATAACAATAGCAGTTTTCAACGATACATGTGGTAACCTTATTCAGATTGCAGAGCAGTAG
- a CDS encoding GntR family transcriptional regulator has translation MFKVKEVLEGLAARLVAENGRKEDVETLKNSVDEMEEAIAKSDNKQYVEANTTFHKAILDGADNSKLSFMLNLLLNQIPYNRYVYLTIEDPKRLKKSLSEHKAILAAIEKGDQLLAEKKMREHVKLSGLQLENKEI, from the coding sequence TTGTTCAAAGTCAAGGAAGTGTTGGAAGGACTTGCTGCAAGGTTAGTAGCCGAAAATGGAAGAAAAGAGGATGTTGAAACCCTTAAGAACTCAGTTGATGAGATGGAAGAGGCAATTGCTAAGTCAGATAATAAACAATATGTCGAAGCTAATACAACATTCCATAAAGCGATTTTAGATGGTGCAGATAATTCAAAGCTGAGTTTTATGTTGAATTTGTTACTCAATCAAATACCGTATAATCGCTATGTTTACCTGACAATTGAAGATCCAAAAAGATTAAAGAAATCGTTAAGTGAACATAAGGCTATTTTAGCTGCTATTGAAAAAGGAGACCAGCTACTTGCTGAGAAAAAGATGCGTGAACATGTGAAATTAAGTGGATTGCAATTGGAGAACAAAGAAATTTAA
- a CDS encoding alpha/beta fold hydrolase produces MAVAMYDQGMIHYEEHGFGEPLILIHGVGLDLTMWERQVKGLSGKFRVICYDMIGHGGSEHPPGPYSLSQFVDQLLALMNHLQIKQCHLVGFSMGGMVAQSFALHQQEKLKSLTIMSAVANRTNEQTKAILSRVEEVKQNGPLATIDPAIKRWFSPEFLETEKDIIAKIKTRLQTNNPQSYIAAYSLFATADQELSPILHQIDVPTLIMTGEHDIGSNPLMSKQMHEQIKNSELIIVDKMKHMLPVEDAETVNEIIQKFIEKQQVISAN; encoded by the coding sequence ATGGCAGTTGCTATGTATGATCAGGGGATGATTCATTATGAGGAACATGGTTTTGGTGAACCCCTCATTCTCATACATGGTGTTGGATTGGATCTTACAATGTGGGAAAGACAAGTGAAAGGCTTATCTGGAAAATTTCGCGTGATTTGCTACGACATGATCGGACATGGGGGATCAGAGCATCCTCCTGGTCCTTATTCCCTTTCCCAGTTTGTAGATCAGCTTCTAGCACTAATGAATCATTTGCAAATTAAACAATGTCATCTTGTTGGATTTTCAATGGGAGGAATGGTGGCACAATCTTTTGCCTTACACCAACAGGAAAAATTAAAATCGTTGACGATTATGAGTGCCGTTGCGAACCGAACGAATGAACAGACAAAGGCGATTTTATCGAGAGTTGAAGAGGTGAAACAAAATGGTCCATTGGCAACGATTGATCCAGCGATAAAACGATGGTTTTCTCCAGAGTTTTTAGAAACGGAAAAAGACATAATTGCCAAGATAAAAACACGTCTACAAACAAACAATCCACAATCGTATATAGCTGCATATTCATTGTTCGCAACAGCTGACCAGGAATTATCGCCAATTTTGCATCAAATAGACGTTCCAACTTTAATTATGACTGGCGAACATGATATTGGATCAAATCCATTGATGTCAAAACAGATGCATGAACAAATAAAGAACTCTGAATTAATTATCGTAGATAAGATGAAACACATGTTACCAGTAGAAGATGCTGAAACAGTAAATGAAATCATTCAAAAGTTTATTGAAAAACAACAAGTGATATCCGCCAATTAA
- a CDS encoding endonuclease/exonuclease/phosphatase family protein: MKLLTLNCHSWQEEHQLEKIKILAETIMEKSYDVIALQEVSQSIDSEVIFGVVKKDNFVQILIEELEKLGNTDYQFVWDFSHIGYDVYEEGIALLTKHSINKTTSFFISRSENTEYWKTRKIVGAKIRIHAETYAFYSCHLGWWGDEEEPFKHQIDALCHQANENEKYFLMGDFNNGAHIPDEGYDYLISKGLYDSYSLAKEKDLGVTVSGNIAGWDKNKQDLRIDYIFTNFFANVKKSSVIFNGENKPVISDHYGVEINIDEKDVGGKVDV, from the coding sequence ATGAAATTATTAACACTTAATTGCCATTCCTGGCAGGAAGAACATCAACTAGAGAAAATAAAGATTTTAGCCGAAACAATTATGGAAAAATCATATGATGTGATCGCCCTGCAGGAAGTGAGCCAGTCCATTGATTCGGAAGTAATCTTTGGGGTAGTAAAAAAAGATAATTTTGTCCAAATTCTAATTGAGGAATTAGAAAAACTAGGGAATACTGACTATCAATTTGTATGGGATTTTTCCCATATAGGATATGATGTATATGAAGAGGGAATTGCGTTATTAACAAAACACTCAATTAATAAAACAACTTCCTTTTTTATTAGCCGTTCAGAAAATACGGAGTACTGGAAAACTAGAAAAATTGTTGGAGCGAAGATTCGGATTCACGCTGAAACTTACGCCTTTTATTCCTGCCACCTTGGCTGGTGGGGTGATGAAGAAGAGCCGTTTAAACACCAAATCGATGCTTTATGTCATCAGGCGAATGAAAATGAAAAGTATTTTCTTATGGGTGATTTTAATAATGGTGCACATATACCTGATGAAGGTTACGATTATTTGATTAGTAAAGGTCTTTATGATTCTTACAGTTTAGCTAAAGAGAAAGATCTAGGAGTTACGGTTTCCGGAAACATTGCCGGCTGGGACAAAAACAAACAAGATTTACGGATTGATTATATCTTTACCAATTTTTTCGCTAATGTAAAAAAGTCATCCGTCATTTTTAATGGAGAGAATAAACCGGTTATTTCGGACCATTATGGGGTAGAGATTAATATTGATGAAAAAGATGTGGGAGGAAAAGTAGATGTTTAA
- a CDS encoding BCCT family transporter, producing MKKVLGGNVKTKVDWPVFLLSGGILLLFVLLSVFNVEGISWLVNKGFDLSIKYFGAYWQLLLIATFIVGLGLSLSRYGKVRLGNISKPETSFLKWTAIIVTSGLGAGGVFWAAAEPIYYFMEVPPMHTGIEAATSAAIGPALAQSYMSWGFTAWAIYGAISTLVIMYAHHNKGMPLKPRTLLYPIFGEKIKTSAWGTFADVACIIGAAAGTIGPIGFLGLQVSYGVNSIFGWADNYTTQVLIIVLLTIVVLFSTLTGIEKGIQWLSNLNVTIAVAIGIFLLLFGPGQFIVDSFVSSFGTYMSEFITISTYRGDQEWLGYWMLFFFGWFIGFGPLVALLVARISRGRTIREVFLVVSVVASLTTNFWFTILGGTGISYELENPGSISGPLFENGLPAAIIAIANNMPLGSIMPSVFLILTILFVVTTVDSMSYSIAMSVTGEGDPPKIIRVFWALVMAIIAIILIKIGGGGISALQSFVVIAAVPVSIIMLPLLWHAPRIAKVMAKEQGIISNHEENVVSSPDKPSIKVTEI from the coding sequence ATGAAGAAGGTACTAGGAGGCAACGTAAAAACAAAGGTTGATTGGCCGGTTTTTCTTCTAAGTGGTGGTATTCTTTTACTCTTTGTCCTTTTGTCAGTTTTTAACGTGGAGGGTATTTCATGGCTTGTAAATAAAGGGTTTGATTTATCTATTAAATATTTTGGAGCCTATTGGCAATTATTGCTCATCGCCACTTTTATCGTAGGGTTAGGATTATCACTGTCTAGGTATGGAAAAGTACGCCTTGGGAATATATCAAAACCGGAAACTAGTTTTTTAAAATGGACAGCAATTATTGTGACTTCTGGACTGGGAGCGGGGGGAGTTTTCTGGGCAGCAGCTGAGCCGATCTACTACTTTATGGAAGTTCCTCCAATGCATACTGGAATTGAAGCAGCGACGTCGGCAGCGATTGGTCCTGCATTAGCTCAAAGCTATATGTCATGGGGATTTACAGCTTGGGCCATCTATGGAGCTATTAGTACACTCGTCATCATGTATGCACATCATAATAAAGGAATGCCATTGAAACCGAGAACACTTTTGTATCCGATTTTCGGGGAGAAAATAAAAACGAGTGCATGGGGGACATTTGCTGATGTTGCCTGTATTATTGGCGCAGCAGCAGGGACGATTGGGCCAATAGGATTTCTTGGTTTACAAGTAAGTTATGGTGTTAATTCGATATTTGGATGGGCAGATAATTATACAACACAGGTGTTAATCATTGTTTTGCTAACGATTGTTGTTCTATTTTCTACTTTAACTGGTATTGAAAAAGGAATTCAATGGTTGAGTAATTTGAATGTAACAATAGCTGTAGCCATTGGAATCTTTTTATTGCTGTTTGGACCAGGTCAATTTATTGTTGATTCTTTTGTTTCTTCCTTTGGAACCTACATGTCTGAATTTATAACGATCAGTACATATAGAGGGGATCAGGAATGGTTAGGATATTGGATGCTGTTTTTCTTTGGGTGGTTTATTGGTTTTGGTCCATTAGTTGCGTTACTTGTAGCAAGAATTTCCCGTGGCCGCACAATAAGAGAAGTGTTCCTGGTGGTGTCGGTTGTTGCATCTTTGACGACTAACTTTTGGTTTACCATTTTAGGTGGGACAGGAATTTCATATGAATTAGAAAACCCAGGTTCAATTAGCGGGCCATTATTTGAAAATGGATTACCAGCTGCGATCATTGCAATCGCAAATAATATGCCATTAGGTTCCATTATGCCAAGTGTATTCTTGATATTAACCATTCTATTTGTTGTGACAACCGTCGACTCCATGTCCTACTCAATTGCCATGAGTGTAACGGGAGAAGGAGATCCTCCAAAAATAATCAGGGTATTTTGGGCATTGGTTATGGCCATTATTGCCATCATCTTAATCAAAATTGGCGGTGGAGGAATAAGTGCATTACAATCATTTGTAGTTATAGCAGCTGTACCCGTTTCAATTATTATGCTGCCATTACTATGGCACGCACCTAGGATTGCAAAAGTTATGGCAAAGGAACAAGGAATTATTAGCAATCATGAAGAAAATGTCGTTAGTTCTCCTGATAAACCTAGTATAAAAGTAACAGAGATTTAA
- a CDS encoding amino acid synthesis family protein, whose protein sequence is MVEIRKVYTAIEETRVEGGRSLEEPIKMVATMAVIKNPWANRGFVEDLKPEIDEYAPQIGELLVSELFKQIGSADDVEAFGKAAVVGVDGEIEHASAFIHTLKFGNKFRDAVKGKSFLSFTNTRGGAGSKVVIPMIHKNDDAERSHYITFEANIPDAPRADEIVVAIAISTGGRPHPRTGNRHQDMIEMGLV, encoded by the coding sequence ATGGTAGAAATTAGAAAGGTTTATACAGCGATTGAAGAAACAAGAGTGGAGGGAGGCAGATCATTAGAAGAACCAATTAAAATGGTAGCAACAATGGCAGTCATTAAAAATCCTTGGGCAAACAGAGGCTTTGTTGAAGATTTAAAGCCTGAAATTGATGAATATGCACCACAAATTGGCGAACTGTTAGTTAGCGAGTTGTTTAAGCAAATTGGTTCTGCTGACGATGTTGAAGCATTTGGGAAAGCGGCTGTTGTTGGGGTTGATGGGGAAATCGAGCATGCTTCAGCATTTATTCATACATTAAAGTTCGGAAATAAATTCAGAGATGCTGTCAAAGGAAAAAGCTTCTTAAGCTTTACGAATACACGTGGTGGTGCCGGATCTAAAGTTGTCATTCCTATGATTCATAAAAATGATGATGCAGAGCGCTCTCATTATATTACATTTGAAGCGAATATTCCTGATGCACCTAGAGCAGACGAAATTGTTGTCGCAATTGCGATATCGACTGGAGGCCGTCCACATCCTAGAACAGGTAATCGCCATCAAGACATGATTGAAATGGGGCTTGTTTAA
- a CDS encoding helix-turn-helix domain-containing protein — translation MAIIINIDVMLAKRKMSVTELSERVGITMANLSILKNGKAKAVRFSTLEAICKALDCQPGDILEYRSDDDTQDT, via the coding sequence ATGGCAATTATCATCAATATTGATGTGATGTTGGCGAAACGGAAAATGAGTGTTACGGAACTTTCGGAGAGAGTTGGCATCACGATGGCTAACCTTTCGATATTGAAAAATGGCAAGGCAAAAGCAGTACGATTTTCTACTCTGGAGGCAATTTGTAAGGCTTTAGATTGTCAGCCCGGGGATATATTAGAATATAGAAGTGATGATGACACTCAAGATACATAA
- a CDS encoding DUF2975 domain-containing protein, with protein sequence MNRGTTLFLKIAVILIGLPVLAICIFLVPEIGIFAAELFPDFPYIKYLVLIDLYASAIPFYYALYQAFKLLNYIDGNKAFSDLSVRALHKIKFCAVAICIFYAAGMPLFYLMAEVDDAPGIIVIGLVVIFASMVIAVFAAVLQRLLQEAIDIKSENDFTV encoded by the coding sequence ATGAACCGAGGAACAACATTATTTTTAAAGATCGCTGTTATCCTTATTGGATTACCAGTTCTCGCTATTTGTATTTTTTTAGTGCCTGAGATAGGAATTTTTGCAGCAGAATTGTTTCCTGATTTTCCTTATATCAAATATCTAGTACTAATTGATTTGTATGCATCAGCTATCCCTTTTTATTATGCTCTGTATCAAGCTTTTAAACTTTTGAACTATATAGATGGCAACAAGGCTTTTTCGGATTTATCTGTGAGAGCGTTACATAAGATAAAGTTTTGTGCGGTTGCAATCTGTATTTTTTATGCTGCAGGAATGCCGCTTTTTTATTTAATGGCAGAAGTTGATGACGCTCCAGGTATCATTGTCATTGGATTAGTCGTTATCTTTGCGTCTATGGTCATTGCAGTCTTTGCAGCTGTGCTCCAAAGGCTTTTACAAGAGGCGATCGATATAAAATCAGAAAATGACTTTACGGTCTGA